A single Roseisolibacter agri DNA region contains:
- a CDS encoding TolB family protein: MPRPRLLLAAVLAAAACSRGVVVSTGGEPPAQSPARAVTPDSGETHLANVRQITFGGENAEAYFSHDDQWLTFQSTRDGRACDQQYVVRVDGTQLARVSNGEGKTTCGWFLPGDRRLFFASTHAAGAACPAKPDPSKGYVWGIDPYDIYTANRDGSDLKRLTNYGVYTAEGVLSPDGTRIVFTSLKDGDLDIYTMSVDGSDVRRLTTTPGYDGGPWWSPDGTKIVYRAWHYAPEDSAGLRQYRELLGQRMIRPNRMELFVMNADGSDQRQITRLGGANFGPSWTPDGRRIVFSSNHQNPRSRNFDLFAVNLDGTGLEQITRNPEFDGFPMFSHDGKRLVWASNRGADRAGDTNLFIAEWRP, encoded by the coding sequence ATGCCTCGCCCGCGCCTCCTGCTCGCCGCCGTCTTGGCCGCCGCCGCCTGCTCGCGCGGCGTCGTGGTCTCCACCGGTGGCGAGCCGCCCGCCCAGTCGCCCGCGCGCGCGGTGACGCCCGACAGCGGCGAGACGCACCTCGCGAACGTCCGCCAGATCACCTTCGGCGGCGAGAACGCGGAGGCGTACTTCAGCCACGACGACCAGTGGCTAACCTTCCAGAGCACGCGCGACGGGCGCGCCTGCGACCAGCAGTACGTGGTGCGCGTCGACGGCACGCAGCTCGCGCGCGTCTCCAACGGCGAGGGCAAGACGACCTGCGGCTGGTTCCTGCCGGGCGACCGGCGGCTCTTCTTCGCCTCGACGCACGCCGCCGGCGCCGCGTGCCCGGCCAAGCCCGATCCGTCGAAGGGCTACGTGTGGGGCATCGACCCGTACGACATCTACACGGCCAACCGCGACGGCTCCGACCTCAAGCGCCTCACCAACTACGGCGTGTACACGGCCGAGGGCGTGCTGTCGCCCGACGGGACGCGCATCGTGTTCACGTCGCTGAAGGACGGGGACCTCGACATCTACACGATGAGCGTCGACGGCAGCGACGTGCGCCGCCTCACGACGACGCCGGGCTACGACGGCGGCCCGTGGTGGAGCCCCGACGGCACGAAGATCGTCTACCGCGCCTGGCACTACGCGCCCGAGGACTCGGCCGGCCTGCGGCAGTACCGCGAGCTGCTCGGCCAGCGGATGATCCGCCCCAACCGGATGGAGCTGTTCGTGATGAACGCCGACGGCAGCGACCAGCGGCAGATCACGCGGCTCGGTGGCGCGAACTTCGGCCCGTCGTGGACGCCGGACGGACGGCGCATCGTCTTCTCGAGCAACCACCAGAACCCGCGCAGCCGCAACTTCGACCTGTTCGCGGTGAACCTCGACGGCACGGGGCTGGAGCAGATCACGCGCAACCCGGAGTTCGACGGCTTCCCGATGTTCAGCCACGACGGCAAGCGCCTCGTGTGGGCGTCGAACCGCGGCGCCGACCGGGCCGGCGACACGAACCTGTTCATCGCCGAGTGGCGCCCGTGA
- a CDS encoding PepSY-associated TM helix domain-containing protein, whose translation MPAPIASTAPTTRRRGLWTGVVRPTLFWLHLVTGVAAGAVVLIMSLTGVLLTYQRQITTWSTGTVQVPAGATRLPLDTLVARVRLAEPGVKVTGVTVRDEPNAPVAVGVEPRRTIALDPYTGAVLPGSPDVRAFFAAVERWHRSLATGPSVRDPLGVKITGASNLAFLFLLISGAFLWWPRKVSRRSLRAVLVPTFRARGRARDWNWHHVMGAWTAPVMLLVVFTAAMISYAWPAALVIRAFGGEPPKAEAPREGGGRPGGARPEGPAFAPDLDALFAKAGAAAPGWKQLQLRYPANGAKTATLTASATASNRPDGRTTLTVDARSAEITKVQPYAKLPVAQKVRSWVRPVHTGEAAGVVGQTLAGLASAAGVGLVWTGLALTLRRLLARARRRALEVVEDGEDERRPVAA comes from the coding sequence ATGCCTGCGCCCATCGCCTCCACGGCCCCCACCACCCGGCGCCGCGGTCTCTGGACCGGCGTCGTCCGCCCCACGCTGTTCTGGCTGCACCTCGTCACCGGCGTCGCGGCCGGCGCGGTCGTGCTGATCATGTCGCTGACCGGCGTGCTGCTGACCTACCAGCGGCAGATCACGACGTGGTCCACCGGGACGGTGCAGGTGCCGGCCGGGGCGACGCGCCTCCCGCTGGACACGCTGGTCGCCCGCGTGCGGCTGGCCGAGCCGGGGGTGAAGGTGACCGGCGTGACCGTGCGCGACGAGCCGAACGCGCCCGTGGCGGTCGGCGTCGAGCCGCGGCGGACCATCGCCCTCGATCCGTACACGGGCGCGGTGCTGCCCGGGAGCCCGGACGTGCGGGCGTTCTTCGCGGCCGTCGAGCGGTGGCATCGCTCGCTCGCGACCGGCCCGTCGGTGCGCGACCCGCTGGGCGTGAAGATCACGGGCGCGAGCAACCTGGCCTTCCTCTTCCTGCTGATCAGCGGCGCCTTCCTCTGGTGGCCGCGGAAGGTCAGCCGCCGCTCGCTGCGCGCGGTGCTGGTCCCGACGTTCCGGGCCCGCGGGCGCGCGCGCGACTGGAACTGGCACCACGTCATGGGAGCGTGGACGGCGCCCGTGATGCTGCTGGTCGTCTTCACCGCGGCGATGATCTCGTACGCCTGGCCGGCGGCGCTGGTGATCCGCGCCTTCGGTGGCGAGCCGCCGAAGGCGGAGGCGCCGCGCGAGGGCGGTGGGCGCCCGGGCGGTGCACGTCCCGAGGGACCCGCCTTCGCGCCCGACCTCGACGCGCTGTTCGCGAAGGCCGGCGCGGCGGCGCCCGGGTGGAAGCAGCTCCAGCTCCGCTACCCGGCAAACGGCGCCAAGACGGCCACCCTCACCGCGTCCGCGACCGCCAGCAACCGCCCCGACGGGCGCACCACGCTGACCGTCGACGCGCGCTCGGCCGAGATCACGAAGGTCCAGCCCTATGCCAAGCTGCCGGTCGCGCAGAAGGTGCGGTCGTGGGTGCGCCCGGTGCACACCGGCGAGGCGGCGGGCGTCGTCGGGCAGACGCTGGCGGGGCTGGCGTCGGCGGCCGGCGTCGGCCTCGTGTGGACGGGGCTCGCGCTGACGCTGCGCCGCCTGCTGGCGCGGGCGCGGCGGCGGGCGCTGGAGGTGGTGGAGGACGGCGAGGACGAGCGTCGGCCGGTGGCGGCCTGA
- a CDS encoding SusC/RagA family TonB-linked outer membrane protein, producing the protein MRGNSVVVCALAAACAGALAAGPARAQAPARTVTGTVVEEGSGAPLPAAQVQLRGTTVGTITGDNGTFTLRVPAGDVVLLVRRIGYPAVEARVAADQGTVRVSMRKDALKLEEIVVTGQATGISRRNLPNSIASVSGEEVTKVSSQTIEQAFQGKIAGAQIAQSTGAPGGGNRVRIRGISSILGNATPLYVVDGVIVSDVSIGTGTNKVTGAAGTAISAATQESPVNRIADLDPNQIENVEILKGSAAAAIYGSKASGGVIIITTKRGVAGAPKWLFRGGVGTPRLAYRNGQRRFPSVEDATRAFGPTAPQYFDASRFIDYESLAYGNEPINGDVALQVSGGNEATRYFVAGSARDEEGIVARTYAKKYGARINVDQRLTDRLQLQAGTEVLRTLSDRGLFGNDNAGNSVAYTLTKVPSFLDLRQREDGTWPVNPFYPSNPLQTIARFKNSEGVWRNITTGRLTWDIAQRGSQELRFVAYGGTDVLSQRNEVFSPPDLQYEPADNLPGTSVVSDATNQNANANLNLVHVWRPLARLSATTQLGTQYERRSFALNRASAQNLLGGLEVVTSGTIRDVDEQRLRVVDFGLFGQTELLLAERLLLTAGARADRSSNNGDPSKFFLFPKASASYRMPGLLAGLVDELKVRLAYGETGNQPLYGQKFTPLDLSNIGGAGAFRVGTARAASDLRPERQRELEGGFDLALFRNRATLDLTAFQRRISDLLITRTLPPTSGYSSETSNGAAMKVWGFETSLSAFPVQGAVTWNTRFNLGANRSRITKLPVPAFLLGTPQVGAVRIEEGKSATQLIGNDTLPQPGGRVVVPVVMGDGNPKYNAGWGNEIRWRGLSAYALLDRQQGGMLANGTWRHYDLGQNSRDYDATTATGQKLGEVRRTTYLQVTRIYYQDASYTKLREVTLGYDLPRALTQRLWSRAQSARLQLSGRNLYWWTDFRGGDPEAENFGAANVPSSIQRNRELAAYPASRQYWLNLNVEF; encoded by the coding sequence ATGCGAGGGAACTCCGTCGTCGTCTGCGCGCTCGCCGCCGCGTGCGCCGGTGCGCTCGCCGCCGGGCCGGCGCGCGCGCAGGCGCCCGCGCGCACGGTCACCGGCACGGTCGTCGAGGAGGGGAGCGGCGCGCCGCTCCCGGCGGCGCAGGTGCAGCTGCGCGGCACGACGGTCGGCACCATCACCGGCGACAACGGCACGTTCACGCTGCGCGTGCCGGCCGGCGACGTCGTGCTGCTCGTGCGCCGCATCGGCTATCCCGCCGTCGAGGCGCGCGTCGCCGCCGACCAGGGCACGGTGCGCGTGAGCATGCGCAAGGACGCGCTGAAGCTCGAGGAGATCGTCGTCACCGGCCAGGCGACGGGCATCTCGCGCCGCAACCTGCCCAACTCCATCGCCAGCGTCAGCGGCGAGGAGGTCACGAAGGTCTCGTCGCAGACCATCGAGCAGGCGTTCCAGGGCAAGATCGCCGGCGCGCAGATCGCGCAGAGCACCGGCGCGCCGGGCGGCGGCAACCGCGTGCGCATCCGCGGCATCTCGTCGATCCTCGGCAACGCGACGCCCCTGTACGTCGTCGACGGCGTAATCGTCAGCGACGTCTCCATCGGCACCGGCACCAACAAGGTCACGGGGGCGGCGGGCACCGCCATCTCCGCGGCCACGCAGGAGTCGCCGGTCAACCGCATCGCCGACCTCGATCCCAACCAGATCGAGAACGTCGAGATCCTGAAGGGCTCCGCGGCCGCCGCGATCTACGGCTCCAAGGCGTCGGGCGGCGTCATCATCATCACCACCAAGCGCGGCGTCGCCGGCGCGCCGAAGTGGCTGTTCCGCGGCGGCGTGGGAACGCCGCGCCTGGCGTACCGCAACGGGCAGCGCCGCTTCCCCTCGGTCGAGGACGCGACGCGCGCCTTCGGGCCCACCGCGCCGCAGTACTTCGACGCCTCGCGCTTCATCGACTACGAGTCGCTGGCCTACGGCAACGAGCCGATCAACGGCGACGTCGCCCTGCAGGTCAGCGGCGGCAACGAGGCCACCCGCTACTTCGTCGCCGGCTCGGCGCGCGACGAGGAGGGGATCGTCGCCCGCACGTACGCCAAGAAGTACGGCGCGCGCATCAACGTCGACCAGCGCCTCACCGACCGGCTGCAGCTGCAGGCCGGCACCGAGGTGCTGCGCACGCTCAGCGACCGCGGGCTGTTCGGCAACGACAACGCGGGCAACTCGGTAGCGTACACGCTCACCAAGGTCCCGTCGTTCCTCGACCTGCGCCAGCGCGAGGACGGCACCTGGCCGGTGAACCCGTTCTATCCGTCCAACCCGCTGCAGACCATCGCGCGCTTCAAGAACAGCGAGGGGGTCTGGCGCAACATCACCACCGGGCGCCTCACCTGGGACATCGCGCAGCGCGGGTCGCAGGAGCTGCGCTTCGTGGCCTACGGCGGCACGGACGTGCTGAGCCAGCGCAACGAGGTGTTCTCGCCGCCCGACCTGCAGTACGAGCCGGCCGACAACCTTCCCGGCACCTCGGTCGTCTCCGACGCCACCAACCAGAACGCGAACGCGAACCTCAACCTGGTGCACGTCTGGCGGCCGCTCGCCCGCCTCTCCGCCACGACGCAGCTCGGCACGCAGTACGAGCGGCGCAGCTTCGCGCTCAACCGCGCCAGCGCGCAGAACCTGCTCGGCGGCCTCGAGGTCGTGACCTCGGGCACGATCCGCGACGTCGACGAGCAGCGCCTGCGCGTCGTCGACTTCGGGCTCTTCGGCCAGACCGAGCTGCTGCTGGCCGAACGGCTGCTGCTGACCGCGGGCGCGCGCGCGGACCGCAGCAGCAACAACGGCGATCCGTCGAAGTTCTTCCTCTTCCCCAAGGCGTCGGCGTCGTACCGCATGCCCGGGCTGCTCGCCGGGCTGGTGGACGAGCTGAAGGTGCGCCTGGCCTACGGCGAGACCGGCAACCAGCCGCTCTACGGGCAGAAGTTCACGCCGCTCGACCTGTCGAACATCGGCGGCGCGGGCGCGTTCCGCGTGGGCACCGCGCGCGCCGCCAGCGACCTGCGCCCCGAGCGCCAGCGCGAGCTGGAAGGCGGGTTCGATCTCGCGCTCTTCCGCAACCGCGCCACGCTCGACCTGACCGCGTTCCAGCGCCGCATCTCGGACCTGCTCATCACGCGCACGCTGCCGCCCACCAGTGGCTACTCCTCCGAGACGTCCAACGGCGCGGCGATGAAGGTGTGGGGCTTCGAGACCTCGCTGTCGGCGTTCCCGGTGCAGGGCGCCGTCACCTGGAACACGCGCTTCAACCTGGGCGCCAACCGCAGCCGCATCACGAAGCTGCCGGTGCCCGCGTTCCTGCTCGGCACCCCGCAGGTGGGCGCGGTGCGCATCGAGGAGGGGAAGAGCGCGACGCAGCTGATCGGCAACGACACGCTGCCGCAGCCGGGCGGGCGCGTCGTCGTCCCCGTGGTGATGGGCGACGGGAACCCGAAGTACAACGCCGGCTGGGGGAACGAGATCCGCTGGAGGGGGCTGTCCGCGTACGCGCTGCTCGACCGGCAGCAGGGCGGCATGCTCGCCAACGGCACCTGGCGCCACTACGACCTCGGGCAGAACTCGCGCGACTACGACGCGACCACGGCGACCGGCCAGAAGCTGGGCGAGGTGCGCCGCACGACGTACCTGCAGGTCACGCGCATCTACTACCAGGACGCGTCGTACACCAAGCTGCGCGAGGTCACGCTGGGCTACGACCTGCCGCGCGCGCTCACGCAGCGCCTCTGGTCGCGCGCGCAGTCCGCGCGCCTCCAGCTGAGCGGCCGGAACCTGTACTGGTGGACCGACTTCCGCGGCGGCGATCCGGAGGCGGAGAACTTCGGCGCGGCCAACGTGCCGTCCTCCATCCAGCGCAACCGCGAGCTGGCGGCGTATCCGGCGAGCCGGCAGTACTGGCTCAACCTCAACGTGGAGTTCTGA
- a CDS encoding RagB/SusD family nutrient uptake outer membrane protein: protein MRALLCGLVAAACLVAGGAGACREVTVPNYNSPNVDQLTSNPNAATVNTTALGLLVGARATVGAYATTLGVLGREVYNLDGAEPRNVLGFLVGPLEPGGFGTDMGWTATYRQLLTAFTVLDAVEKAADYTAAQKEAVRGFTKTFMALAYMDQLRIRDTFGIVLDVDPSARELGPFVTRDEGYARAAQLLDEARTHLAAGGTAFPFALPAGFAGFNTPATFVRFNRALKGRLEVYRQRWADALAALGESFLNTASPTPATLAAGVYHSFSTTSGDAVNPLFDPAPRALTAVPSFLTEARLQPDGTPDRRASSKAVVGPVSLSTQGVTSNVRITAYASNVAPVPIIKNEELILLRAEARLGTGDRAGAIADLNLVRTVSGGLAPLAATFAGDLVDEILYDRRYSLFFEYGHRWVDARRYGRLATLAKTLPSHRVFPIVPIPIDECNQRTPPPRGCVQVSGS from the coding sequence ATGCGCGCCCTCCTGTGCGGTCTCGTCGCCGCCGCCTGCCTGGTCGCGGGCGGCGCGGGCGCGTGCCGCGAGGTGACCGTCCCGAACTACAACTCGCCGAACGTCGACCAGCTCACCAGCAACCCCAACGCGGCGACGGTCAACACGACCGCGCTCGGCCTCCTGGTGGGCGCGCGCGCCACCGTCGGCGCGTACGCCACCACGCTCGGCGTGCTCGGACGCGAGGTCTACAACCTCGACGGCGCCGAGCCGCGCAACGTGCTCGGCTTCCTCGTGGGGCCGCTGGAGCCGGGCGGCTTCGGCACCGACATGGGGTGGACCGCCACGTACCGCCAGCTGCTGACGGCGTTCACCGTCCTCGACGCGGTCGAGAAGGCCGCCGACTACACGGCGGCGCAGAAGGAGGCGGTGCGCGGCTTCACCAAGACCTTCATGGCGCTGGCCTACATGGACCAGCTGCGCATCCGCGACACCTTCGGCATCGTGCTCGACGTCGATCCGAGCGCGCGGGAGCTCGGCCCGTTCGTGACGCGCGACGAGGGCTATGCGCGCGCCGCGCAGCTGCTGGACGAGGCGCGCACGCACCTGGCCGCGGGCGGGACGGCGTTCCCGTTCGCGCTGCCCGCGGGCTTCGCGGGCTTCAACACGCCCGCCACCTTCGTGCGCTTCAACCGCGCGCTCAAGGGGCGGCTGGAAGTCTACCGCCAGCGCTGGGCGGACGCGCTCGCGGCACTCGGCGAGTCGTTCCTGAACACGGCGTCGCCGACGCCCGCGACGCTCGCGGCCGGCGTGTACCACTCGTTCTCGACCACGTCGGGCGACGCGGTGAACCCGCTGTTCGATCCCGCGCCGCGCGCGCTCACGGCGGTGCCGTCGTTCCTCACCGAGGCGCGGCTGCAGCCCGACGGCACACCGGACCGGCGCGCATCGTCCAAGGCGGTGGTGGGCCCGGTCTCGCTGAGCACGCAGGGCGTGACGTCGAACGTCCGCATCACCGCGTACGCCAGCAACGTCGCGCCGGTGCCGATCATCAAGAACGAGGAGCTGATCCTGCTGCGCGCGGAGGCGCGCCTGGGGACGGGCGACCGGGCGGGCGCGATCGCGGACCTGAACCTCGTACGCACCGTGTCCGGCGGGCTGGCGCCGCTGGCCGCGACGTTCGCCGGCGACCTGGTGGACGAGATCCTCTACGACCGCCGCTACTCGCTGTTCTTCGAGTACGGCCACCGCTGGGTGGACGCGCGCCGCTACGGACGGCTGGCCACGCTCGCGAAGACGCTGCCGTCGCACCGCGTCTTCCCGATCGTGCCGATCCCGATCGACGAGTGCAACCAGCGCACGCCGCCGCCGCGCGGGTGCGTGCAGGTGTCGGGGTCCTGA
- a CDS encoding S41 family peptidase yields the protein MRRPTRTAVLATVATAPFLAGGWIIQSRAQRDGAQLLEQVMGLVSQRFVDTVDAPALFEKAARGLVKELNDPYTELFTPKQIADFSRQTNGRYGGIGMEITEQNNYVTVARVFPNTPAENAGIQEGDRIVQIDTQSTLRWKTTQVSNVLLGTPGTKVKVTFARPGVAAPITHNFTRAEVHIPAVAYSMTFDGNVGYIPVTRFSEATAQEIGDAVRKLQAQGAKGVVLDLRDNPGGILEQAISTSNLFLRRGQEVASVRGRQGDAQTYVATAQPLAPTLPLVVLVNGYSASASEIVAGALQDHDRAVVVGTTSYGKGLVQTLFPLDGGYALKMTTAKWFTPSGRSIQKERKLIDGQYVEVHPDSLESDSVRKARPKYRSDAGRVVYGGGAVTPDVIVKPDTMSTAEQTLARALAPKFPEIYTALSEMAFEQKGKLRPDFTVQPQWRDDLFSRITKAGVKVEKAQWDAGSAWVDRQIEQRMARVAFGDSTAKRHDLNDDVQLRRAIDMVKKAQAQRDLFAMVPAPAQGVLPNDRPTAQGTAAAKP from the coding sequence ATGCGTCGTCCGACTCGTACCGCCGTCCTCGCCACCGTCGCCACGGCTCCGTTCCTGGCCGGCGGGTGGATCATCCAGTCGCGCGCGCAGCGCGACGGCGCGCAGCTCCTCGAGCAGGTGATGGGGCTCGTCTCCCAGCGCTTCGTCGACACGGTCGACGCGCCCGCGCTCTTCGAGAAGGCCGCCCGCGGCCTCGTGAAGGAGCTCAACGACCCGTACACCGAGCTCTTCACGCCCAAGCAGATCGCCGACTTCTCGCGCCAGACCAACGGGCGCTACGGCGGCATCGGCATGGAGATCACGGAGCAGAACAACTACGTGACGGTCGCGCGCGTCTTCCCCAACACGCCGGCGGAGAACGCGGGCATCCAGGAGGGCGACCGCATCGTCCAGATCGACACGCAGTCGACGCTGCGCTGGAAGACCACGCAGGTCTCCAACGTGCTGCTCGGCACGCCGGGCACGAAGGTGAAGGTGACCTTCGCGCGGCCGGGCGTCGCGGCGCCGATCACGCACAACTTCACGCGCGCCGAGGTGCACATCCCGGCCGTCGCGTACTCGATGACGTTCGACGGCAACGTCGGCTACATCCCGGTGACGCGCTTCTCCGAGGCGACGGCGCAGGAGATCGGCGACGCCGTGCGGAAGCTGCAGGCGCAGGGCGCCAAGGGCGTCGTGCTCGACCTGCGCGACAACCCGGGCGGCATCCTCGAGCAGGCCATCTCGACGAGCAACCTGTTCCTGCGCCGCGGCCAGGAGGTCGCCAGCGTGCGCGGGCGCCAGGGCGACGCGCAGACCTACGTCGCGACCGCGCAGCCGCTCGCCCCGACGCTCCCGCTGGTCGTCCTCGTGAACGGCTACTCCGCCTCAGCCTCCGAGATCGTGGCCGGCGCGCTGCAGGACCACGACCGCGCGGTGGTCGTCGGCACGACGAGCTACGGCAAGGGCCTCGTGCAGACGCTCTTCCCGCTCGACGGCGGCTACGCGCTCAAGATGACGACCGCCAAGTGGTTCACGCCGAGCGGCCGCTCGATCCAGAAGGAGCGCAAGCTGATCGACGGGCAGTACGTCGAGGTGCACCCGGACTCGCTGGAGAGCGACTCGGTGCGCAAGGCGCGCCCGAAGTACCGCAGCGACGCGGGCCGCGTGGTCTACGGCGGCGGCGCGGTGACGCCCGACGTCATCGTGAAGCCCGACACCATGAGCACCGCCGAGCAGACGCTGGCGCGCGCGCTGGCGCCGAAGTTCCCGGAGATCTACACGGCGCTCTCCGAGATGGCGTTCGAGCAGAAGGGCAAGCTGCGTCCGGACTTCACGGTGCAGCCGCAGTGGCGCGACGACCTCTTCTCGCGCATCACGAAGGCGGGCGTGAAGGTCGAGAAGGCGCAGTGGGACGCGGGCAGCGCCTGGGTGGACCGCCAGATCGAGCAGCGCATGGCGCGCGTCGCGTTCGGCGACTCGACGGCCAAGCGCCACGACCTGAACGACGACGTGCAGCTCCGCCGCGCGATCGACATGGTGAAGAAGGCGCAGGCGCAGCGCGACCTGTTCGCGATGGTGCCGGCGCCGGCGCAGGGCGTGCTGCCGAACGACCGCCCGACGGCGCAGGGCACGGCGGCGGCCAAGCCGTAA
- a CDS encoding replication initiator protein A: protein MLARRPSTRLVTLDRALERLPLFRLSDSAADDGALQWVPAPAQRWRVLPAPGDRLPGTFDQDVWVGLMHRWAESGRPDDGAITFRLHAFLRSLGRKADGRTYEQLRASLARLERTTLESTAAYHAAAPAAPAVPVDVRFTLLASVVIERRRQEDHDQLALFPAFTANEPGDARVVLSPTVRQNLAAGFVAELSWLRYQQLGSPVARRLYRLLAALGPDLPERRGRWPLEQWAEQLPLAQRYPSHLQRVLQPAHEMLIAAGAVRAAAVVQEGRDRWVEYAW, encoded by the coding sequence ATGCTCGCCCGCCGTCCGTCCACGCGTCTCGTGACGCTCGACCGTGCGCTCGAGCGGCTGCCGCTGTTCCGGCTCAGCGACTCGGCCGCCGACGACGGGGCGCTGCAGTGGGTGCCCGCGCCGGCGCAGCGCTGGCGGGTGCTGCCGGCCCCGGGCGACCGGCTGCCCGGGACGTTCGACCAGGACGTCTGGGTCGGCCTCATGCACCGGTGGGCCGAGTCGGGGCGGCCGGACGACGGGGCGATCACGTTCCGGCTGCACGCCTTCCTGCGGTCGCTCGGGCGGAAGGCGGACGGGCGCACCTACGAGCAGCTGCGCGCCTCGCTGGCCCGGCTGGAGCGGACGACGCTGGAATCGACGGCCGCCTACCACGCCGCCGCGCCCGCTGCGCCGGCCGTGCCCGTGGACGTGCGCTTCACCCTGCTCGCCTCGGTCGTGATCGAGCGGCGGCGGCAGGAGGACCACGACCAGCTCGCCCTCTTCCCGGCCTTCACGGCGAACGAGCCGGGCGACGCGCGCGTGGTGCTCTCCCCCACCGTGCGGCAGAACCTGGCCGCCGGCTTCGTGGCCGAGCTGTCGTGGCTGCGCTACCAGCAGCTCGGGTCGCCCGTCGCGCGGCGGCTCTACCGGCTGCTGGCCGCGCTCGGCCCCGATCTCCCGGAGCGGCGGGGGCGGTGGCCGCTGGAGCAGTGGGCGGAGCAGCTGCCGCTGGCCCAGCGCTACCCGTCGCACCTCCAGCGCGTGCTCCAGCCGGCCCACGAGATGCTCATCGCCGCCGGCGCCGTGCGCGCGGCCGCAGTGGTGCAGGAGGGGCGCGACCGCTGGGTCGAGTACGCGTGGTGA
- a CDS encoding PadR family transcriptional regulator has translation MPRSDSPDARKDELLKGTLDMLVLQTLTLQPMHGYAIAQHIERLSEDVLTIEQGSLYPALERLQKKGWVTSEWGESPTGRRARYYTITASGRRQLGEQLASFDRVSLAIARVLQRT, from the coding sequence GTGCCCCGATCGGATTCCCCGGACGCGCGGAAGGACGAGCTGCTCAAGGGCACGCTCGACATGCTCGTCCTCCAGACGCTGACGCTGCAGCCGATGCATGGCTACGCGATCGCGCAGCACATCGAGCGCCTCTCCGAGGACGTGCTCACCATCGAGCAGGGGTCGCTCTACCCCGCACTGGAGCGCCTCCAGAAGAAGGGGTGGGTGACGTCCGAGTGGGGCGAGTCGCCGACCGGGCGGCGGGCGCGCTACTACACGATCACCGCCTCCGGCCGCCGCCAGCTCGGCGAGCAGCTCGCGAGCTTCGACCGCGTGTCGCTCGCGATCGCCCGCGTCCTCCAGCGCACCTGA